The Microbacterium sp. Nx66 genome contains a region encoding:
- a CDS encoding DUF998 domain-containing protein, protein MDTRERLRGEGRAVLATVVCFVGGALAGALLLAGPPRPLTGEGGLALPAAGVAGSVAALAFVVSTLLHRRDEPAAMPRWQRVVSRLSAAALTVAFGAVTAMGVLLTAEVLAAGLRGLALGAIGGGLLTGVAAAVGGRLAFGAGIGLRTADLAGLLFGFLVIGTLFAMVTAVDPRWWEENFSQLGVGWAFNGTLVVAGLLVATVGSYIGRDLHRLLGDHALSRIATVVVLWAAAGLALAAVGLLPLYRAPVPHDIAAVAALLLFLGAAAATTLIVPGRPLALVVTSVAVGVLVVGAVLLWWPLRFFPVTAVEAVVVGLGLLWMTTLVRVLAIVVPEGTRPSARRSLWEGRRSRGLRRVGGPGA, encoded by the coding sequence ATGGACACGAGGGAGCGTCTGCGCGGCGAGGGGCGTGCCGTGCTCGCGACCGTGGTCTGCTTCGTCGGGGGAGCTCTCGCCGGGGCGCTGCTCCTCGCCGGCCCGCCGCGGCCGCTGACGGGTGAGGGAGGACTGGCGCTGCCCGCTGCGGGGGTCGCCGGCAGTGTCGCGGCCCTGGCCTTCGTCGTCAGCACTCTCCTGCACCGTCGCGATGAGCCAGCCGCGATGCCGCGCTGGCAACGGGTCGTGTCGCGCCTCTCGGCCGCCGCTCTCACCGTCGCGTTCGGGGCGGTGACGGCGATGGGCGTGCTGCTCACGGCCGAGGTGCTCGCGGCGGGCCTGCGCGGCCTCGCGCTCGGAGCCATCGGCGGCGGGCTGCTCACGGGGGTCGCGGCCGCGGTCGGCGGACGACTCGCCTTCGGTGCGGGAATCGGGCTCCGGACCGCGGACCTCGCCGGGCTCCTGTTCGGGTTCCTCGTGATCGGCACGCTGTTCGCGATGGTGACCGCCGTCGACCCCCGGTGGTGGGAGGAGAACTTCTCGCAGCTCGGGGTGGGGTGGGCGTTCAACGGCACCCTCGTCGTCGCCGGGCTGCTGGTCGCCACCGTCGGCTCGTACATCGGTCGCGATCTGCATCGGCTGCTCGGGGACCACGCGCTGTCCCGGATCGCGACCGTGGTCGTGCTGTGGGCGGCGGCCGGGCTCGCTCTCGCCGCGGTCGGGCTCCTGCCGCTGTATCGAGCCCCCGTGCCGCACGACATCGCAGCCGTCGCGGCGCTGCTCCTCTTCCTCGGGGCTGCCGCGGCGACGACTTTGATCGTCCCCGGTCGGCCCCTGGCCCTCGTGGTGACCTCCGTCGCCGTCGGGGTGCTCGTGGTCGGGGCCGTGCTGCTGTGGTGGCCGCTCCGCTTCTTCCCGGTGACCGCGGTGGAGGCGGTCGTCGTCGGGCTCGGACTGCTGTGGATGACGACGCTCGTGCGGGTGCTCGCGATCGTCGTGCCGGAGGGGACCCGTCCGTCCGCGCGGCGCTCGCTCTGGGAGGGCAGGCGTTCGCGCGGGCTCAGGCGGGTGGGTGGACCAGGAGCCTGA
- a CDS encoding GTP-binding protein, with the protein MRRPRRRRTDLPQRYRVIFAGPVGAGKTTAVRALSDVAPVDTDVPMSFASGDGKTTTTVGLDYGTWRPTPEVSIALIGIPGQQRFASARQRVSIPGTRVLLWLRGDRDTLVADADEWLDVLAGEEHRVVIAVSHTAGRAIGDIRRALAAPLARHGIPASRVLAADARDRDSVMRVAGAALDLPEEKP; encoded by the coding sequence ATGAGGCGCCCCCGGCGCCGACGGACCGACCTGCCTCAGCGGTACCGGGTGATCTTCGCCGGTCCGGTGGGCGCGGGCAAGACGACTGCGGTCCGCGCTCTGAGCGACGTCGCGCCGGTGGACACCGACGTGCCGATGTCGTTCGCGAGCGGTGACGGCAAGACCACCACGACGGTCGGGCTCGACTACGGGACCTGGCGGCCGACGCCCGAGGTCTCCATCGCGCTCATCGGCATCCCGGGGCAGCAGCGCTTCGCGTCGGCACGGCAGCGCGTCTCGATCCCGGGCACCCGGGTGCTGCTCTGGCTGCGCGGCGACCGCGACACCCTCGTCGCCGACGCCGACGAGTGGCTGGACGTTCTCGCGGGCGAGGAGCATCGCGTCGTGATCGCCGTCAGCCACACCGCCGGACGAGCGATCGGCGATATCCGGCGCGCGCTCGCCGCCCCCCTCGCGCGACACGGCATCCCCGCCTCGCGCGTCCTCGCGGCCGACGCGCGCGACCGCGACAGCGTGATGCGTGTCGCCGGCGCCGCTCTCGATCTTCCGGAGGAGAAGCCATGA
- a CDS encoding D-alanine--D-alanine ligase family protein, with protein sequence MTMKVLVIGGGQNPEHEVSLASAAAVAAALRLGGHSVTAVTIDRDGVWRADGIPPGVSPAASLQQALPLLAASDVVFPAVHGALGEDGALAALCALAGVPVVGSALGAGAIGMDKWATKLVAQAVGLRTARGRLVAAEDIGDVEFDGAVVVKPVTAGSSHGVSLVTEEGDLLTALRGAARFDRRILVEEVVHAREIDVAVLREKGGVRWAAPPLEIHAPGLFDTATKYDGTARFTVPAQLDTAATTALKRAAIAMFDALGCDGVARMDFFLTDEGPVLNEVNTMPGLTAASQVPRMFAAAGVDYVDLVGRLVRAAV encoded by the coding sequence ATGACGATGAAGGTCCTGGTCATCGGAGGGGGACAGAACCCGGAGCACGAGGTGTCGCTCGCGTCGGCCGCGGCGGTCGCTGCGGCGCTGCGGCTGGGCGGACACAGCGTCACGGCCGTGACGATCGACCGCGACGGCGTGTGGCGCGCGGACGGCATCCCGCCCGGCGTGAGTCCGGCGGCATCGTTGCAGCAGGCCCTGCCGCTGCTCGCGGCGAGCGACGTCGTGTTCCCGGCCGTGCACGGGGCGCTCGGGGAGGACGGCGCCCTCGCGGCGCTGTGCGCGCTCGCCGGGGTCCCCGTGGTCGGATCCGCGCTGGGGGCGGGGGCGATCGGCATGGACAAATGGGCCACGAAGCTGGTGGCCCAGGCCGTGGGGCTGCGGACCGCCAGGGGGCGACTGGTCGCCGCGGAGGACATCGGCGATGTGGAGTTCGACGGCGCGGTCGTGGTCAAGCCGGTCACGGCCGGCTCGAGCCACGGCGTGAGCCTGGTGACGGAGGAGGGCGACCTGCTCACGGCGCTGCGGGGAGCAGCGCGGTTCGACCGGCGGATCCTGGTCGAGGAGGTCGTGCACGCACGGGAGATCGACGTCGCCGTGCTGCGGGAGAAGGGCGGGGTGCGGTGGGCCGCCCCGCCCCTGGAGATCCACGCGCCCGGGCTCTTCGACACCGCGACGAAGTACGACGGCACGGCCCGCTTCACGGTTCCCGCGCAGCTCGATACAGCCGCCACGACGGCGCTCAAGCGCGCGGCGATCGCGATGTTCGATGCCCTGGGGTGCGACGGCGTCGCCCGGATGGACTTCTTCCTCACGGACGAGGGCCCTGTGCTCAACGAGGTGAACACGATGCCGGGGCTGACCGCCGCCTCCCAGGTGCCGCGGATGTTCGCGGCGGCCGGGGTGGACTACGTCGACCTCGTGGGCAGGCTCGTCCGAGCGGCCGTGTGA
- a CDS encoding DNA alkylation repair protein, giving the protein MTVEEALAELAALEDPKQRAANEKRGDDHGINLSRMRALAKRIKTDQALARELWATGETSARLLALLVCRPADFTADELDTMLRETRPPKVNDWFVNYVLKKSPLAEELRRRWFDDADPTVAAAAWSLTTVRVTKDADGLDLPHLLDLIDRDLQQAPPRLQWAMNETLANIGIFHPDLRGRAVEIGERLQVLADYPTAPGCTSPFAPLWIGEIVRRREG; this is encoded by the coding sequence ATGACAGTCGAGGAGGCGCTGGCGGAGCTCGCGGCACTGGAGGACCCGAAGCAGCGCGCGGCGAACGAGAAGCGCGGCGACGACCACGGCATCAACCTGAGCCGCATGCGCGCCCTCGCGAAGCGCATCAAGACGGACCAGGCCCTGGCGCGGGAGCTGTGGGCGACCGGCGAGACGTCCGCCCGGCTCCTGGCCCTGCTCGTGTGCCGTCCGGCCGACTTCACCGCCGACGAGCTCGACACGATGCTGCGCGAGACGCGGCCGCCCAAGGTGAACGACTGGTTCGTGAACTACGTCCTCAAGAAGTCGCCCCTCGCCGAGGAGCTGCGCCGGCGCTGGTTCGACGACGCCGATCCCACCGTCGCCGCCGCCGCGTGGTCGCTCACGACGGTCCGCGTGACGAAGGACGCCGACGGCCTCGACCTGCCGCACCTGCTCGACCTGATCGACCGCGACCTGCAGCAGGCCCCGCCGCGCCTGCAGTGGGCCATGAACGAGACCCTCGCGAACATCGGCATCTTCCATCCGGACCTGCGGGGACGGGCGGTGGAGATCGGAGAACGGCTCCAGGTGTTGGCCGACTACCCCACCGCCCCCGGCTGCACCTCGCCCTTCGCGCCCCTCTGGATCGGGGAGATCGTCCGGCGTCGCGAGGGCTGA
- the deoD gene encoding purine-nucleoside phosphorylase, which produces MSTHIAAEPGQIAPVVLFPGDPLRAKWIAETFLDDAELYSETRGMLGFTGTWEGHRVSVQGSGMGQPSMAIYATELFTEYDVQTIVRVGSCGALTEKLAVRDIIIANGASTDSGINRVRFHGLDYAPLADFALLRAAVEASESEPVSSTVHVGPLFSSDQFYSTRPELTEPFVRHGILGVEMEAAGLYTLAAFHGRRALAICTVSDHIVTGEETTAQEREQTFGDMVRIALRAATSV; this is translated from the coding sequence ATGAGCACCCACATCGCCGCGGAACCCGGTCAGATCGCCCCCGTCGTCCTGTTCCCCGGCGATCCGCTGCGGGCGAAGTGGATCGCCGAGACCTTCCTCGACGACGCCGAGCTGTACTCGGAGACGCGCGGCATGCTGGGCTTCACCGGCACCTGGGAGGGGCATCGGGTCTCCGTCCAGGGCTCGGGGATGGGGCAGCCGTCGATGGCGATCTACGCGACGGAACTGTTCACGGAGTACGACGTGCAGACGATCGTCCGGGTCGGATCCTGCGGCGCGCTGACCGAGAAGCTCGCGGTCCGCGACATCATCATCGCCAACGGCGCGAGCACCGACTCCGGGATCAACCGCGTGCGCTTCCACGGCCTCGACTACGCCCCGCTCGCCGACTTCGCCCTGCTGCGCGCGGCGGTGGAGGCGAGCGAGTCGGAGCCGGTGTCGTCCACGGTGCACGTGGGGCCGCTGTTCTCGAGCGACCAGTTCTACAGCACCCGGCCGGAGCTCACGGAGCCCTTCGTGCGGCACGGCATCCTCGGCGTCGAGATGGAGGCGGCAGGGCTCTACACGCTCGCCGCGTTCCACGGGCGCCGCGCCCTCGCGATCTGCACGGTCAGCGACCACATCGTCACCGGCGAGGAGACCACGGCCCAGGAGCGCGAGCAGACGTTCGGCGACATGGTCCGCATCGCCCTCCGCGCAGCGACCTCGGTCTGA
- a CDS encoding FUSC family protein: protein MRIPAAIRASQRSPLLQVVKSAAATIAAWLIAGLVFPGQLPVFAAIAALLVVQPSVNQSLSKALERSIGVIVGVVIAVGLGLLLGSPSWIVLLAIVVAMLVAWIFRASPGTGNQVAISAMLVLALGSSSPEYAIARIGETLIGVVIGIVVNALIVPPVLVEPARRDVGLLGRELAASLDRLADALPAPQTPARLQELMLEVRLLRPMKDAAEAAIAAGEESLTLNPRRSTHRADLQELRALLDRLSPIVTQTIGMTRAYFDHYDDRLGEEPAVAAIAEQLRRAGHDVRLAVQTTAPSPEPEPLTSAIPALTAPLVIRPPSSQHWILIGSLMEDLRRIRGELLDED, encoded by the coding sequence ATGCGCATCCCCGCCGCGATCCGCGCCTCCCAGCGCTCCCCCCTGCTGCAGGTGGTGAAGTCGGCCGCGGCGACCATCGCCGCGTGGCTGATCGCGGGCTTGGTCTTCCCCGGGCAGCTGCCGGTGTTCGCCGCGATCGCCGCGCTGCTGGTCGTGCAGCCCAGCGTCAACCAGTCGCTGTCGAAGGCGCTGGAGCGCAGCATCGGCGTGATCGTCGGCGTGGTGATCGCTGTCGGCCTCGGCCTGCTCCTCGGCTCGCCGAGCTGGATCGTGCTGCTCGCGATCGTCGTCGCGATGCTCGTGGCATGGATCTTCCGGGCGTCCCCCGGCACCGGCAACCAGGTCGCGATCTCGGCGATGCTCGTGCTGGCGCTCGGGTCGTCGAGTCCGGAGTACGCGATCGCCCGGATCGGGGAGACCCTCATCGGGGTGGTGATCGGCATCGTCGTGAATGCGCTGATCGTGCCGCCGGTGCTCGTCGAGCCGGCGCGGCGGGATGTGGGGCTGCTCGGACGGGAGCTCGCCGCGAGCCTCGACCGTCTCGCGGACGCCCTGCCCGCCCCGCAGACTCCGGCGCGGCTGCAGGAGCTCATGCTCGAGGTGCGGCTGCTGCGACCCATGAAGGACGCCGCCGAAGCCGCGATCGCCGCCGGGGAGGAGTCGCTCACGCTGAACCCCCGGCGCTCGACCCATCGCGCCGACCTGCAGGAGCTGAGGGCGCTGCTCGACCGGCTCTCGCCCATCGTCACGCAGACCATCGGCATGACCCGCGCCTACTTCGACCACTACGACGACCGGCTCGGCGAAGAGCCCGCGGTGGCCGCGATCGCCGAGCAGCTCCGCCGGGCCGGGCACGACGTGCGTCTCGCGGTGCAGACCACAGCGCCCTCTCCGGAGCCCGAACCGCTGACCTCCGCCATCCCCGCGCTGACCGCTCCGCTCGTGATCCGTCCGCCGTCCTCGCAGCACTGGATCCTCATCGGCTCCCTCATGGAAGACCTCCGTCGCATCCGCGGCGAGCTCCTCGACGAAGACTGA
- a CDS encoding VOC family protein, protein MAAFTAENAFSGFSVDDIDAAKEFYGTTLGLDVEVNAMGFLDLRLPRGGSILVYAKPNHTPASFTILNFPVADVDAAVEELNERGVQTKIYGDDEFPSDSRGIVRGNGQGPDIAWFRDPAGNVLAVMQA, encoded by the coding sequence ATGGCAGCCTTCACAGCGGAGAACGCGTTCAGCGGTTTCAGCGTCGACGACATCGACGCGGCGAAAGAGTTCTACGGCACGACCCTCGGGCTCGACGTCGAGGTCAACGCGATGGGGTTCCTCGATCTGCGCCTGCCCCGCGGCGGGTCGATCCTCGTCTACGCGAAACCGAACCACACCCCGGCGAGCTTCACGATCCTGAACTTCCCGGTGGCGGACGTCGACGCCGCGGTCGAGGAGCTCAACGAGCGCGGCGTGCAGACGAAGATCTACGGCGACGACGAGTTCCCGTCGGACTCCCGCGGCATCGTCCGCGGGAACGGGCAGGGGCCGGACATCGCGTGGTTCCGCGACCCGGCGGGGAACGTGCTCGCTGTCATGCAGGCCTGA
- a CDS encoding DEAD/DEAH box helicase, with amino-acid sequence MNPTPRLEPSLVPDAADPDAVYLTFVEWAESTGIRLYPAQDEALIEIVSGANVVLSTPTGTGKSLVAVGAHFAAMVGGRRSYYTAPIKALVSEKFFALAEVFGAENVGMVTGDSAVNADAPIICCTAEILANLALRQGDAADVGLVVMDEFHFYGDPDRGWAWQVPLLELPQAQFVLMSATLGDVTTLAADLTRRTGRETASVTGVERPVPLHFFYETTPIHETIDDLLNTGQAPVYIVHFSQAAAMERAQALSSTKVATREQRDEIAALIGGFRFTTAFGKTLSRFLRAGIGVHHAGMLPKYRRLVEQLAQRGLLRVICGTDTLGVGINVPIRTVLLTALTKFDGTRMRQLNAREFHQIAGRAGRAGYDTAGTVVAQAPEHETENLAAIRKAGDDPKKKRKIIRKKAPDGFVSWGEPSFRKLIDATPETLTSHMQITSAMLLNVIARGDDVFGNVRRLVFDNHEPRARQRALALRALAIFRTLRESGVVETFDTGVPGAPKGVRLTVDLQPNFALNQPLSPFALAAFDLLDPSTGSGTQEGSGTHPSTGSGTQEGSGTHPSTGSGAQEGSGTQVGTGSYALDMISIVEATLDDPRAVLSQQEFLARGEAVAAMKREGIEYDERMELLEGITYPKPLEELLDAAFETFSAAQPWIRDFALHPKSVVRDMYERAMSFGEYVAFYKIARSEGVVLRYLSDAYRAASQTIPEERKDEDLHDLIAWLGELVRQIDSSLLDEWSELTAGTAARGETDEPIVPPAPKRLTSNTRAFRTLVRNELFRRVQLAAREDVDALAELDPSFGAAAWSDALDAYFAEHDDIGTGPDARSSRMLLLTEGPTAWTARQIIDDPVGDHDWGISATVDLAASDEAGEAVVTVTAVDRL; translated from the coding sequence ATGAATCCCACGCCGCGGCTCGAACCCTCTCTCGTTCCCGACGCGGCGGACCCCGACGCGGTCTACCTGACGTTCGTGGAATGGGCGGAGTCGACCGGCATCCGCCTCTACCCCGCGCAGGACGAGGCGCTCATCGAGATCGTCTCCGGCGCGAACGTCGTCCTGTCCACGCCGACGGGCACCGGAAAGTCGCTCGTCGCGGTCGGAGCCCACTTCGCGGCGATGGTCGGCGGCCGCCGCAGCTACTACACGGCGCCGATCAAGGCCCTCGTCAGCGAGAAGTTCTTCGCGCTGGCAGAGGTGTTCGGCGCCGAGAACGTGGGGATGGTGACGGGAGACTCCGCCGTGAACGCGGACGCCCCCATCATCTGCTGCACCGCCGAGATCCTCGCGAACCTGGCCCTGCGGCAGGGTGATGCCGCCGACGTGGGCCTCGTCGTCATGGACGAGTTCCACTTCTACGGCGACCCGGACCGCGGGTGGGCCTGGCAGGTGCCGCTCCTCGAGCTCCCACAGGCCCAGTTCGTGCTGATGTCCGCCACCCTCGGCGACGTCACCACCCTCGCCGCCGACCTGACGCGTCGCACAGGACGGGAGACCGCCTCGGTCACCGGAGTGGAGCGCCCGGTCCCGCTGCACTTCTTCTACGAGACGACGCCCATCCACGAGACCATCGACGACCTGCTGAACACGGGACAGGCCCCGGTCTACATCGTGCACTTCTCGCAGGCGGCCGCCATGGAGCGGGCCCAGGCCCTGTCGAGCACGAAGGTCGCGACGCGTGAGCAGCGGGACGAGATCGCCGCCCTCATCGGCGGCTTCCGCTTCACGACGGCGTTCGGCAAGACGCTCTCCCGCTTCCTCCGGGCCGGCATCGGCGTGCACCACGCCGGCATGCTGCCCAAGTACCGCCGACTCGTGGAACAGCTCGCCCAGCGCGGTCTCCTCCGGGTCATCTGCGGCACCGACACCCTGGGCGTGGGCATCAACGTCCCCATCCGGACCGTGCTGCTCACCGCGCTGACGAAGTTCGACGGCACCCGGATGCGCCAGCTCAACGCCCGGGAGTTCCATCAGATCGCGGGGCGGGCCGGACGCGCCGGCTACGACACCGCTGGTACCGTCGTCGCCCAGGCGCCCGAGCACGAGACGGAGAACCTCGCCGCGATCCGCAAGGCCGGCGACGACCCGAAGAAGAAGCGGAAGATCATCCGCAAGAAGGCCCCGGACGGGTTCGTGTCGTGGGGAGAGCCGTCGTTCCGGAAGCTCATCGATGCGACGCCGGAGACCCTGACCTCGCACATGCAGATCACCAGCGCGATGCTGCTCAACGTCATCGCCCGGGGCGATGATGTGTTCGGGAACGTCCGCCGGCTCGTCTTCGACAACCATGAGCCGCGCGCCCGGCAGCGTGCGCTCGCCCTCCGCGCCCTCGCGATCTTCCGGACGCTCCGGGAATCGGGCGTCGTGGAGACGTTCGACACGGGCGTGCCCGGAGCACCGAAGGGGGTCAGGCTCACGGTCGACCTGCAGCCCAACTTCGCGCTCAACCAGCCGCTGTCCCCCTTCGCCCTCGCGGCGTTCGATCTGCTGGACCCTTCGACGGGCTCAGGGACCCAGGAAGGCTCAGGGACCCACCCTTCGACAGGCTCAGGGACCCAGGAAGGCTCAGGGACCCACCCTTCGACAGGCTCAGGGGCCCAGGAAGGCTCAGGGACCCAGGTGGGGACGGGGTCGTACGCGCTGGACATGATCTCGATCGTCGAGGCGACGCTGGACGATCCGCGCGCCGTGCTCAGCCAGCAGGAGTTCCTCGCGCGGGGCGAGGCGGTCGCCGCGATGAAGCGCGAGGGCATCGAGTACGACGAGCGCATGGAGCTCCTCGAAGGGATCACGTACCCGAAGCCCCTGGAGGAGCTCCTCGACGCCGCCTTCGAGACCTTCAGCGCTGCGCAACCGTGGATCCGGGACTTCGCCCTGCACCCGAAGTCCGTCGTCCGTGACATGTACGAGCGGGCCATGTCGTTCGGCGAGTACGTCGCGTTCTACAAGATCGCCCGCTCCGAGGGCGTCGTCCTGCGGTACCTGTCGGACGCGTACCGCGCCGCCTCCCAGACGATCCCCGAGGAGCGGAAGGACGAGGACCTCCACGACCTCATCGCCTGGCTCGGCGAACTCGTGCGCCAGATCGACTCCAGCCTGCTCGACGAGTGGAGCGAGCTGACCGCCGGGACCGCCGCCCGCGGCGAGACCGACGAGCCGATCGTCCCGCCCGCACCGAAGCGCCTCACGAGCAACACCCGCGCCTTCCGCACGCTCGTCCGCAACGAACTCTTCCGGCGCGTGCAGCTCGCCGCGCGTGAGGACGTGGATGCGCTGGCCGAGCTCGACCCGTCGTTCGGCGCCGCCGCCTGGTCGGACGCGCTGGATGCGTACTTCGCCGAGCACGACGACATCGGCACCGGACCGGACGCCCGCAGCTCCCGCATGCTGCTGCTCACCGAGGGTCCGACCGCCTGGACGGCGCGGCAGATCATCGACGACCCGGTCGGCGACCACGACTGGGGCATCAGCGCCACCGTCGACCTCGCCGCGTCGGACGAGGCCGGCGAGGCGGTCGTGACGGTGACGGCGGTCGACCGGCTGTGA
- a CDS encoding SRPBCC family protein, which translates to MVQIIETIDVDVPVRTAYNQWTQFESFPKFLDEVVSITQIDATHTHWKVNVGGAEREFDAEITEQHPDERVAWNSVGGETEHAGVVTFHKIDENTTRVTVQLDWAPEGLLEKVGALVGAGSHAVKKDLKNFKEFIEGRGVETGAWRGDVDA; encoded by the coding sequence ATGGTGCAGATCATCGAGACCATCGACGTCGACGTTCCCGTCCGCACGGCGTACAACCAGTGGACGCAGTTCGAGAGCTTCCCGAAGTTCCTCGACGAGGTCGTCTCCATCACGCAGATCGACGCGACCCACACGCACTGGAAGGTGAACGTGGGCGGCGCGGAGCGTGAGTTCGACGCCGAGATCACCGAGCAGCACCCGGATGAGCGCGTCGCGTGGAACAGCGTCGGCGGCGAGACCGAGCACGCGGGCGTCGTGACGTTCCACAAGATCGACGAGAACACCACGCGTGTGACCGTCCAGCTCGACTGGGCGCCGGAGGGACTCCTGGAGAAGGTCGGTGCCCTGGTCGGCGCCGGATCCCACGCGGTGAAGAAGGACCTGAAGAACTTCAAGGAGTTCATCGAGGGCCGTGGCGTCGAGACCGGCGCCTGGCGCGGTGACGTGGACGCCTGA